The following proteins are encoded in a genomic region of Bosea beijingensis:
- a CDS encoding GntR family transcriptional regulator, whose amino-acid sequence MSSDGGDVVPKLSRPSDLVYGIVKRRIILNELTPETVLTELGLAHEIGCSQGPIREALLRLQEDGLVVRSGRRTIVTRLTAEEADEMLALRRRIETRGALKAALQADGQALDDLRGLLSAMMEAAADGDEYRVIEADKDFHLALFRLSGLDALGQILARCIMHSNRYKLWAPEHRRPLIETARRHDVLYERLAAGDGSGLAAALGSHIDTIVIQGRDEAAA is encoded by the coding sequence TTGTCCAGCGACGGAGGCGACGTGGTCCCGAAGCTCAGTCGCCCTTCCGATCTGGTCTACGGGATCGTCAAGCGGCGGATCATCCTGAACGAGCTGACACCCGAGACGGTGCTGACCGAGCTCGGTCTCGCCCATGAGATCGGCTGCAGTCAGGGGCCGATCCGGGAAGCGCTGCTGCGTCTGCAGGAAGATGGTCTCGTCGTCCGTTCGGGGCGGCGGACGATCGTGACCCGGCTTACCGCCGAGGAAGCCGACGAGATGCTCGCCCTGCGCCGCCGCATCGAGACGCGCGGCGCGCTGAAGGCCGCGCTCCAGGCTGACGGCCAGGCTCTCGACGACCTGCGCGGCCTTCTGTCGGCCATGATGGAAGCCGCCGCGGATGGCGATGAGTACCGCGTCATCGAAGCCGACAAGGATTTTCACCTCGCCCTGTTCCGGCTCTCCGGGCTCGATGCGCTCGGACAGATTCTGGCGCGCTGCATCATGCACTCGAACCGCTACAAGCTTTGGGCGCCGGAACATCGCCGCCCGCTGATCGAGACGGCGCGGCGCCATGACGTTCTCTATGAGCGCCTCGCGGCCGGGGATGGCAGCGGGCTTGCCGCTGCGCTCGGCTCCCATATCGACACGATCGTGATTCAGGGCAGAGACGAGGCCGCGGCATGA
- a CDS encoding alpha/beta hydrolase, giving the protein MSAFVHPQMARILAAFAATPGVDFKTLPIAVARASADAGSIAWNEGAPDIPAREITLRVDGASLRGRLYHPKPGAALPLIVYVHGGGWTFGSVDTHDGTMRHLTTASGCAVFGFDYRLAPEHPYPAPLDDTLAAIAFALEGELGPDVDAGRWALAGDSAGATLALAAMIHRRDAGLALPATAALFYGCYAPDFATGSHALFGEGYILTTANMRWYWRNYLGPAFDAPPVLAAPLNADLAGLPPLYLTVGGLDPLADDTLRLADRLAAAGCAFRYDHVPGVIHGCLRMSRELAPAQAMIDAAASYITERL; this is encoded by the coding sequence ATGAGCGCCTTCGTCCACCCGCAGATGGCACGCATTCTCGCCGCTTTCGCGGCGACGCCGGGTGTCGATTTCAAGACCCTGCCGATCGCTGTGGCCCGCGCCTCCGCGGACGCCGGCTCCATCGCGTGGAACGAGGGCGCCCCCGATATCCCGGCGCGGGAAATCACGTTGCGGGTCGACGGCGCTTCCCTGCGGGGACGTCTCTATCATCCGAAGCCCGGCGCCGCTCTGCCCCTCATCGTCTATGTGCATGGCGGCGGCTGGACCTTCGGCTCGGTCGATACCCATGACGGCACGATGCGCCATCTCACGACGGCCTCCGGCTGCGCCGTCTTCGGGTTCGACTACCGGCTAGCGCCCGAACACCCCTACCCGGCCCCTCTGGACGACACGCTCGCCGCCATCGCCTTCGCCCTGGAAGGCGAGCTCGGTCCCGATGTCGATGCGGGGCGCTGGGCACTTGCCGGAGACTCCGCGGGTGCCACGCTGGCGCTCGCAGCCATGATCCATCGCCGCGATGCTGGGCTTGCCCTCCCCGCCACGGCGGCGTTGTTCTACGGCTGCTACGCACCCGATTTCGCCACTGGCAGCCATGCGCTGTTCGGCGAGGGATACATTCTGACCACGGCGAACATGCGCTGGTACTGGCGCAACTATCTCGGCCCGGCCTTCGATGCGCCGCCAGTGCTGGCCGCACCGCTGAACGCCGATCTTGCCGGTCTGCCGCCGCTCTATCTCACGGTGGGTGGGCTCGATCCACTCGCCGACGACACGCTTCGCCTAGCCGATCGTCTCGCAGCAGCAGGCTGCGCCTTCCGCTACGACCATGTGCCGGGCGTGATCCATGGGTGCCTGCGCATGAGCCGGGAGCTCGCGCCGGCGCAGGCCATGATCGACGCAGCGGCCAGCTACATCACCGAAAGACTATAA
- a CDS encoding ABC transporter substrate-binding protein, with product MERRTFMKLAGAAALSFEAAMPAIAQGKATVRWWYHYDNPQNTPASLVAKFEAENPDIKIQAEPIPWGGGTDYINRIFSSLVAGNQPDCAMVRLSYLSRFGQMKALEPLDGFLTNWKGRSDISDDVWKINRSPDGKQYYMPLHYVVIYLYYRQDLLQQAGLQPPKSFEDFLTAAKALTKDGIYGYGMRGGAGCHDNWGPFVLGGGASFDKGGMITEKAFAANRWFVDLAVKHKVVPPSAPTDAFRQIVDAFKAGRTGMAIHHIGSVAEVVGALGDKVSAVPVPRGPDGGGWTYFGDESNAIFAGSKNKEAAFRWISFLSSAENNAEQAKLSGQLPITISDAKNWTVHPKRFVEASDASLPIAKPLPDHVKTPDFVGRVLPTNLQRALTGGMNPDDLMKAVELTFYG from the coding sequence ATGGAACGCAGGACTTTCATGAAACTTGCGGGAGCGGCCGCGCTCTCCTTCGAAGCCGCCATGCCGGCGATTGCCCAGGGCAAGGCGACGGTGCGCTGGTGGTATCACTACGACAATCCCCAGAACACGCCGGCCAGCCTCGTCGCGAAATTCGAGGCGGAGAACCCGGACATCAAGATCCAAGCCGAGCCGATCCCGTGGGGCGGCGGTACCGACTACATCAACCGCATCTTCTCGTCGCTGGTCGCGGGCAACCAGCCCGATTGCGCGATGGTGCGCCTGTCCTATCTCTCGCGCTTCGGACAGATGAAGGCGCTCGAGCCGCTCGATGGGTTCCTGACGAACTGGAAAGGCCGCAGTGACATTTCCGACGATGTCTGGAAGATCAACCGCTCGCCCGACGGCAAGCAGTACTACATGCCGCTGCATTACGTGGTGATCTATCTCTACTACCGGCAGGACCTGCTGCAGCAAGCCGGACTCCAACCGCCGAAGAGCTTCGAGGATTTCCTCACGGCGGCCAAAGCGCTGACGAAGGACGGCATCTACGGCTACGGCATGCGCGGCGGCGCCGGCTGCCACGACAATTGGGGGCCGTTCGTCCTTGGCGGCGGCGCCAGCTTCGACAAGGGCGGGATGATCACGGAGAAGGCGTTCGCGGCGAACCGCTGGTTCGTCGACCTCGCCGTGAAGCACAAGGTCGTGCCACCCTCGGCGCCAACCGACGCCTTCCGCCAGATCGTCGACGCCTTCAAGGCCGGCCGGACCGGCATGGCGATCCACCATATCGGCTCGGTCGCCGAGGTCGTCGGCGCGCTTGGCGACAAGGTTTCGGCCGTGCCTGTGCCGCGCGGCCCCGATGGCGGCGGCTGGACCTATTTCGGCGACGAATCCAACGCGATCTTCGCCGGCAGCAAGAACAAGGAGGCCGCCTTCCGGTGGATCAGCTTCCTGTCGAGCGCCGAAAACAATGCCGAGCAGGCGAAGCTCAGCGGCCAGTTGCCGATCACCATCTCGGACGCGAAGAACTGGACCGTGCATCCCAAGCGCTTCGTCGAGGCGAGCGATGCTTCCCTGCCTATCGCCAAACCCCTCCCCGACCATGTGAAGACGCCGGATTTCGTCGGCCGCGTCCTGCCCACCAACCTGCAGAGGGCACTGACCGGCGGGATGAACCCGGATGATCTGATGAAGGCGGTCGAGCTGACCTTCTACGGCTGA
- a CDS encoding carbohydrate ABC transporter permease: protein MNKATASGAMLRAATPYGFLLPALLVTALVILFPVLQTAWYSLHEYVLYDPDNFRFVGLRNFATALSDEVFWIALLNSAIWVSGIVFLQLLLGLGAALLLNQSFWWRGMARALVIIPWALPSVIIGLMWTWIYDFNLGVFNDILLRIGLISAPHPWLAQPSTALACIMLALVWQGFPFFTVTILAGLQTVPHELYEAAEIDGANSWRQFLHVTLPSIAGIVATAVLLRIIWVANSLDVILVMTGGGPGYATHTLPLYAFLRAYTGMEFGYAASLSLMLTAILLGIVWLYVRRQAGEMER from the coding sequence ATGAACAAGGCAACGGCGAGCGGCGCGATGCTTCGCGCGGCGACCCCATATGGCTTCCTGCTGCCGGCCCTGCTGGTGACGGCGCTGGTCATCCTGTTTCCGGTCCTGCAGACGGCCTGGTACAGCCTGCACGAATACGTGCTCTACGACCCCGACAATTTCCGCTTTGTCGGCCTGCGCAATTTCGCGACCGCGCTCTCCGACGAGGTCTTCTGGATCGCCTTGCTGAACTCGGCGATCTGGGTCAGCGGGATCGTCTTTCTTCAGCTCCTGCTCGGCCTCGGCGCGGCACTGCTGCTCAACCAGAGCTTCTGGTGGCGCGGCATGGCGCGGGCGCTGGTGATCATTCCCTGGGCGCTGCCGAGCGTGATCATCGGCCTGATGTGGACCTGGATCTACGATTTCAATCTCGGCGTCTTCAACGACATCCTGCTGCGCATCGGCCTGATCTCAGCGCCGCATCCGTGGCTCGCCCAGCCTTCCACGGCGCTCGCCTGCATCATGCTGGCGCTGGTCTGGCAGGGTTTTCCGTTCTTCACCGTCACCATCCTGGCGGGTTTGCAGACGGTGCCGCACGAACTCTACGAAGCGGCCGAGATCGATGGCGCGAATTCCTGGCGGCAGTTCCTCCATGTCACCCTGCCCTCAATCGCCGGCATCGTCGCCACGGCCGTGCTGCTGCGCATTATCTGGGTGGCCAATTCGCTCGACGTCATCCTGGTCATGACCGGCGGCGGGCCGGGCTATGCCACGCATACGCTGCCGCTCTATGCCTTCCTGCGGGCCTATACCGGCATGGAATTCGGCTATGCCGCCTCGCTCTCGCTGATGCTGACCGCGATCCTGCTCGGCATCGTCTGGCTCTATGTCCGCCGGCAGGCCGGGGAGATGGAGCGATGA
- a CDS encoding carbohydrate ABC transporter permease has product MIRRRSFARNLIQVEIPVLLVLAFALAPFVWMLLTSIKPNADLSQFPVRYLPSSTTFEHYRTLIQRTSFPVNLLNSLIIACGAVLLGLATSVPAAYSFSRFRFAGRRTLMTSFLVINMFPIVLLIIPLFVLMRMLGLIDTFLGVIIGHSTFSIPFSIWMLVSYFNAIPKDLDEAATIDGASRLQTIRLVVLPLVMPGIVTTAIYVFITSWNEYLFAMMLSGETVRPVTVALQLFIGEFTVQWGILTAGGTIIALPVTILFLFVQKRLVGGLTAGAVKS; this is encoded by the coding sequence ATGATCCGGCGCCGCTCCTTCGCCCGCAACCTGATCCAGGTCGAAATCCCCGTCCTGCTGGTGCTCGCCTTCGCGCTGGCGCCCTTCGTCTGGATGCTGCTGACCTCGATCAAGCCGAATGCGGACCTCTCCCAGTTCCCGGTGCGCTATCTGCCGAGCAGCACGACCTTCGAGCACTACCGGACGCTGATCCAGCGCACGAGCTTCCCGGTCAACCTGCTCAACAGTCTGATCATCGCCTGCGGCGCCGTGCTGCTTGGGCTCGCGACCAGCGTGCCGGCGGCCTATTCCTTTTCGCGCTTCCGCTTCGCCGGGCGGCGCACGCTGATGACCAGCTTCCTCGTCATCAACATGTTCCCGATCGTGCTGCTGATCATCCCGCTCTTCGTGCTGATGCGGATGCTCGGGCTGATCGACACCTTCCTGGGCGTCATCATCGGCCACTCGACCTTCTCGATCCCGTTCTCGATCTGGATGCTGGTCAGTTATTTCAACGCGATCCCGAAAGACCTCGACGAAGCCGCGACGATCGACGGGGCGTCGCGCCTGCAGACGATCCGGCTGGTGGTGCTGCCGCTGGTGATGCCGGGCATCGTCACCACCGCGATCTACGTCTTCATCACCTCGTGGAACGAATACCTGTTCGCGATGATGCTCTCGGGTGAGACGGTCAGGCCGGTGACGGTCGCCCTGCAATTGTTCATCGGCGAATTCACGGTGCAGTGGGGCATCCTTACAGCGGGCGGCACGATCATCGCCCTGCCCGTCACCATCCTTTTCCTTTTTGTGCAGAAGCGCCTCGTCGGCGGCCTGACGGCAGGAGCAGTCAAATCATGA
- a CDS encoding sugar phosphate isomerase/epimerase family protein produces MTNAIGVISMFYARPFGREHFPTFQRMKQAGADVVELLVPEPGELDLAETKAAAADAGLAIVLAARVNLTRDLASLDPAAHQAGIAYLEQCVDIAAALGAGIVGGPLYGAPLVFAGRAPHPVEPAERRRRVDAVVRGLTQAAKRATDKGVVLGVEPLNRFETDMCNTCRHALDYVEAVASPAVGVMLDTFHMNMEEFDLATSIRLAGSKLVHFQANENNRGFVGSGHIDWPAIARALAASGYQGPIVLEPFRRDDEAAGVTLAQWRAPARNEDAELKASIDYLKATLAFADRLATTKGIA; encoded by the coding sequence ATGACCAATGCGATCGGGGTGATCTCGATGTTCTATGCGCGCCCGTTCGGGCGCGAGCATTTCCCGACCTTCCAGCGCATGAAGCAGGCCGGGGCCGATGTCGTCGAACTGCTCGTGCCGGAGCCGGGCGAGCTCGATCTCGCCGAGACGAAGGCCGCCGCAGCCGATGCCGGCCTCGCGATCGTGCTGGCCGCGCGGGTGAACCTGACCCGCGACCTCGCCAGCCTCGATCCGGCGGCGCATCAGGCCGGCATCGCCTATCTCGAGCAATGCGTCGACATCGCCGCTGCGCTGGGCGCCGGGATCGTCGGCGGGCCGCTCTACGGCGCGCCTCTCGTCTTCGCCGGCCGGGCACCGCACCCGGTCGAACCGGCCGAGCGGCGTCGCCGAGTCGATGCCGTCGTCCGCGGCCTGACACAGGCGGCGAAGCGCGCCACCGACAAGGGGGTCGTGCTCGGCGTCGAGCCGCTGAACCGGTTCGAGACCGACATGTGCAACACCTGCCGGCATGCGCTCGACTATGTCGAGGCCGTCGCCTCGCCCGCCGTCGGCGTGATGCTCGATACCTTCCACATGAACATGGAGGAATTCGACCTGGCCACATCGATCCGGCTGGCTGGATCGAAACTCGTGCATTTCCAGGCCAACGAGAACAATCGCGGCTTCGTCGGCTCCGGCCATATCGACTGGCCGGCGATCGCGCGCGCCTTGGCCGCGTCCGGCTATCAGGGCCCGATCGTGCTGGAGCCGTTCCGCCGCGACGACGAGGCGGCGGGCGTGACGCTGGCGCAATGGCGCGCACCCGCGCGGAATGAGGATGCGGAGCTCAAGGCCAGCATCGACTATCTCAAGGCGACGCTCGCCTTCGCCGACCGGCTCGCGACGACGAAGGGAATCGCGTGA
- a CDS encoding Gfo/Idh/MocA family oxidoreductase: MTSPLRLGWIGCGTHANEMLLPQVTRHDVVLQAICDLSPESLATTGRRYGVAPENRMSDWRALLARTDIDAVGLAMGPNQHHEVGLAAIARGLPLFIEKPPAATSRQAQELADAAKARGVPVVVGFMKRYSTANRTAANVIHAPEFGETASFLGQYMTAPTYFAGDVDYTGFYLHHCVHYFDLIPHLMGEVATVGARRHELEPGKLLLHVDFRFRNGGIGTLVMGTHQSRGTPMEWWQVMGDHRRVEVRNLHEVRYFRSPPFKVSRADASLTEAEDTLVWEPNFTVAANEDHKGYHAILGDFVRAARGEKLDFPDATAGARALALLEQAIASAEATHS; this comes from the coding sequence ATGACATCCCCCTTGCGCCTCGGCTGGATCGGCTGCGGCACCCATGCCAACGAGATGCTGCTGCCGCAGGTCACGCGGCACGACGTCGTCCTGCAGGCGATCTGCGACCTCTCGCCGGAGAGCCTCGCCACGACCGGGCGGCGCTATGGCGTCGCGCCCGAGAACCGGATGAGCGACTGGCGCGCGCTGCTCGCCCGCACGGATATCGACGCCGTCGGCCTCGCGATGGGTCCGAACCAGCATCACGAGGTCGGCCTCGCGGCCATCGCCCGCGGCCTGCCGCTCTTCATCGAGAAGCCGCCGGCCGCTACCTCCCGGCAGGCGCAGGAGCTGGCGGATGCCGCGAAGGCCCGGGGCGTTCCGGTCGTGGTCGGCTTCATGAAGCGCTACTCCACCGCCAACCGAACTGCGGCCAATGTCATCCATGCGCCGGAATTCGGGGAAACGGCGAGCTTCCTTGGCCAGTACATGACGGCGCCGACCTACTTCGCCGGGGATGTCGACTACACCGGCTTCTACCTGCACCATTGCGTGCACTATTTCGATCTGATCCCTCATCTCATGGGCGAGGTCGCGACTGTCGGCGCGCGCCGGCACGAGTTGGAACCCGGCAAGCTGCTCCTCCATGTCGATTTCCGCTTTCGCAACGGCGGCATTGGCACGCTCGTCATGGGCACCCACCAGTCTCGCGGCACGCCGATGGAATGGTGGCAGGTGATGGGCGACCACCGTCGCGTCGAGGTCCGCAACCTGCATGAGGTCCGCTATTTCCGCAGCCCCCCGTTCAAGGTGTCGCGCGCGGATGCCAGCCTGACCGAGGCCGAGGATACGCTGGTCTGGGAGCCCAATTTCACCGTCGCCGCCAATGAGGACCACAAGGGTTATCACGCGATCCTCGGCGATTTTGTCCGCGCCGCCCGCGGCGAAAAACTGGACTTCCCCGACGCAACCGCAGGGGCACGGGCGCTAGCCCTGCTCGAACAGGCCATCGCTTCCGCTGAAGCTACGCACAGCTAA
- a CDS encoding NAD(P)/FAD-dependent oxidoreductase, with the protein MKTTPLWWDDVALQPAPAAVPDRCDVAIIGSGYCGLTAARALAAAGLSVVVLESGDPGFGASSRNSGHVGGAPKLPADIDRRFGLEGAARLRAEWREANAFFHALIANLDVDYSRSGRFVAAHTPAAYEALLRKAEGYRHDHGMSVCDVTRAGQRAWLGTDAYHGGIVLEDAGSLHPAKLHAGVRRLAEVAGAMLCGRAHVSRIEREAGGFRLTTPRGSLRAARLIAAVNGYAGPELPEIRRRVIPVTPFMIATEELPPRVIAGILPSNVNGGDTKRLLYAFRRDPAGRRIVFTGRPGGNRMDERDAAPELHRMLCDLWPALAPYRVTHSWKGFIGFTFDLMPGIGERDGIHFAAGCQGAGVVIMTYLGHRIAQKMLGDLPQQSAFELASFPTRPFYAGAPWFLPTVESIYRFLDRRDWPMPGHA; encoded by the coding sequence ATGAAGACGACGCCGCTCTGGTGGGACGATGTGGCGCTGCAGCCCGCGCCGGCTGCCGTTCCGGATCGCTGCGATGTAGCGATAATCGGCAGCGGCTATTGCGGACTGACGGCGGCGCGGGCGCTCGCCGCCGCGGGGTTGAGCGTCGTGGTGCTCGAAAGCGGCGATCCGGGGTTCGGCGCGAGCTCGCGTAACAGCGGCCATGTTGGCGGTGCTCCGAAGCTGCCTGCCGACATCGACAGGCGTTTCGGCCTTGAAGGCGCCGCGAGGCTGCGCGCCGAGTGGCGCGAGGCGAATGCGTTCTTTCACGCACTGATCGCGAATCTCGACGTCGACTACAGCCGCTCCGGCAGGTTCGTCGCGGCGCATACTCCTGCGGCCTACGAGGCCCTGCTGCGCAAGGCTGAGGGTTACCGGCACGACCACGGCATGAGCGTCTGCGACGTCACCCGCGCCGGCCAGCGCGCATGGCTCGGCACCGACGCCTATCACGGCGGCATTGTGCTTGAGGATGCCGGTTCGCTCCACCCGGCCAAGCTGCATGCCGGGGTGCGGCGGCTCGCCGAGGTGGCGGGTGCCATGCTTTGCGGTCGGGCGCATGTCTCGCGCATCGAGCGCGAAGCGGGCGGGTTCAGGCTGACCACGCCCCGGGGATCGCTGCGAGCGGCGCGGCTCATCGCCGCCGTCAACGGCTATGCCGGCCCGGAGCTGCCCGAGATCAGGCGCCGGGTGATCCCGGTGACGCCCTTCATGATCGCGACCGAGGAACTGCCGCCGCGAGTCATTGCCGGCATCCTGCCGAGCAACGTCAATGGCGGTGACACCAAGCGGCTACTCTATGCGTTCCGGCGCGATCCGGCGGGGCGACGCATCGTCTTCACCGGGCGGCCGGGCGGTAACCGCATGGACGAGCGCGATGCCGCTCCGGAGCTGCACCGCATGCTCTGCGACCTCTGGCCGGCCTTGGCGCCCTATCGCGTCACGCATTCCTGGAAGGGGTTCATCGGCTTCACCTTTGATTTAATGCCGGGAATTGGCGAACGAGACGGCATCCATTTTGCTGCCGGCTGCCAGGGCGCGGGGGTCGTCATCATGACCTATCTCGGGCACCGGATCGCTCAGAAGATGCTCGGTGATCTTCCGCAGCAGAGCGCATTCGAGCTTGCCTCTTTTCCAACGCGCCCGTTCTATGCGGGCGCTCCATGGTTCCTGCCCACCGTCGAAAGCATCTACCGATTCCTGGACCGGCGCGACTGGCCAATGCCGGGACACGCCTGA
- a CDS encoding FAD-dependent oxidoreductase, with protein sequence MPNETARAGDPEIITADVVVIGSGSAGIAAALTAAKGGASVIVLEKSHLLGGTSAMSGAGTWVPGNHLMLAEGISDSPEETLTYLRACAPEGWQATEDKLWQAFSENSGKMLTFIEANTPLQFAITHEADPFAEYPGGKRGGRTISPKLLSRNLLGRYKRKLRGSTLPHIFTYQELAHDIQRRFFKTVFRMAPVLFWRWLTNQRGQGSALMTGLIRGALDAGCRLELKASARRLLKDTEGLRITGVEVEQGGKVRHYMASRAVLLATGGFEWDEEMRKQHFPGPVDYIGSPRTNTGDGQRMAAAVGAQLAHMNQANMTSLVPTLYEGRLHGIPLQFHTVPNAILVNREGKRFVSEFRFNLGEIIDARDADGQPVNLPVWLISDGRFFGKSGLLRWFAMLDRKWVTRASSIRELAHKLKLPQAAFEDTVNRYNGFAASGRDDDFKRGQTPLEAERAAVSGLMEPIVKAPFIAIPFNRSFLGTKGGARTNEAGQVLRADGSIIAGLYCAGIAMASPFGTRAVGSGTTIGPNMTWGYICANHILRQNA encoded by the coding sequence ATGCCGAACGAGACCGCACGCGCTGGCGACCCCGAGATCATCACGGCGGACGTCGTCGTCATCGGCTCCGGCTCGGCCGGGATCGCAGCCGCCCTGACCGCCGCCAAGGGGGGGGCGAGCGTGATCGTACTGGAGAAGTCGCATCTGCTCGGGGGGACCAGCGCGATGTCGGGCGCCGGCACCTGGGTGCCGGGTAACCATCTGATGCTGGCGGAGGGCATCAGCGACAGCCCCGAGGAAACACTGACCTATCTGCGTGCCTGTGCTCCGGAGGGCTGGCAGGCGACCGAGGACAAGCTCTGGCAGGCCTTCTCCGAGAATTCCGGCAAGATGCTGACCTTCATCGAGGCGAACACGCCGCTGCAATTCGCGATCACGCACGAAGCCGACCCCTTCGCCGAATATCCGGGGGGCAAGCGCGGCGGCCGGACCATCTCGCCGAAACTGCTAAGCCGCAACCTCCTGGGCCGTTACAAGCGCAAGCTGCGCGGTTCGACACTGCCGCACATCTTCACCTATCAGGAGCTCGCGCACGACATCCAGCGCCGCTTCTTCAAGACGGTGTTCAGGATGGCGCCGGTGCTGTTCTGGCGCTGGCTGACCAACCAGCGCGGCCAAGGCTCGGCGTTGATGACCGGGTTGATCCGGGGCGCCCTCGATGCCGGCTGCCGACTTGAGCTTAAGGCGAGCGCGCGCCGCCTCCTGAAGGATACCGAGGGCTTGCGGATCACCGGCGTCGAGGTCGAGCAGGGTGGCAAGGTCCGGCATTATATGGCCAGCCGTGCCGTGCTGCTGGCGACGGGCGGCTTCGAATGGGACGAGGAGATGCGCAAGCAGCATTTTCCCGGCCCTGTCGACTATATCGGCAGCCCACGCACGAACACCGGCGACGGGCAGCGCATGGCCGCTGCCGTCGGCGCGCAGCTTGCCCATATGAACCAGGCCAACATGACGTCGCTGGTTCCGACCCTTTACGAGGGGCGCCTGCACGGCATTCCGCTGCAGTTCCACACCGTGCCGAACGCGATCCTGGTCAACCGCGAGGGCAAGCGCTTCGTCAGCGAATTCCGCTTCAATCTCGGCGAGATCATCGACGCGCGCGACGCTGACGGCCAGCCGGTCAACCTCCCGGTCTGGCTGATCAGCGATGGCCGCTTCTTCGGCAAATCCGGGCTGCTTCGCTGGTTCGCAATGCTCGATCGCAAATGGGTCACGCGGGCATCCAGCATCCGCGAGCTCGCGCACAAGCTGAAGCTACCACAGGCCGCCTTCGAGGATACGGTCAACCGCTACAACGGCTTCGCCGCCTCTGGCCGCGACGACGATTTCAAGCGCGGCCAGACACCGCTGGAGGCCGAGCGCGCCGCGGTCAGCGGCCTGATGGAGCCGATCGTCAAGGCCCCGTTCATCGCGATCCCGTTCAATCGCTCCTTCCTCGGCACCAAGGGTGGAGCCCGAACGAACGAGGCGGGCCAGGTGCTCCGGGCGGACGGCAGCATCATCGCGGGCCTCTATTGCGCGGGCATCGCGATGGCGAGCCCGTTCGGCACCCGCGCAGTAGGATCGGGCACGACGATCGGCCCCAACATGACCTGGGGCTATATCTGCGCGAACCATATCCTGCGCCAGAACGCGTGA
- a CDS encoding amino acid ABC transporter permease — protein sequence MIALWLAIYPELLSAAWATIQLAAFALAIGLVLGLVIALARRSHSAMLRRAAGIYVQIFRGTPALIQLFLIYFGLAEFGVKLSSFQAAVLGLGLNTAAYMAEIYRSGIEAIARGQTEAALAIGMRPMQAMRWIVLPQAVRVVLPPIGNVMINLLKDTSVASLIAAPDLMLRAQDLSAEYFRPLEIYVMVGIVYFLMCFPLSLLLRHAERRGARSR from the coding sequence ATGATCGCGCTCTGGCTCGCCATCTATCCAGAGCTGCTGTCTGCGGCCTGGGCGACCATCCAGCTCGCCGCCTTCGCGCTGGCGATCGGCCTGGTCTTGGGGCTCGTCATCGCGCTGGCGCGGCGCAGCCACAGCGCCATGCTGCGCCGTGCCGCGGGCATCTATGTCCAGATCTTCCGGGGCACTCCGGCACTGATCCAGCTCTTCCTGATCTATTTCGGGCTGGCCGAGTTCGGTGTGAAGTTGAGTTCGTTCCAGGCCGCGGTGCTGGGGCTTGGCCTGAACACGGCCGCTTACATGGCCGAGATCTACCGGTCCGGCATCGAGGCGATCGCGCGGGGCCAGACGGAGGCGGCGTTGGCGATCGGGATGCGTCCGATGCAGGCGATGCGCTGGATCGTCCTGCCGCAGGCCGTGCGCGTGGTGCTGCCGCCGATCGGCAACGTCATGATCAACCTGTTGAAGGATACCTCCGTTGCGTCGCTCATCGCCGCTCCGGACCTGATGCTGCGCGCCCAGGATCTCAGCGCCGAGTATTTCAGGCCGCTGGAGATCTACGTCATGGTCGGCATCGTCTACTTCCTGATGTGCTTTCCGCTCTCGCTTCTGCTGCGCCATGCCGAGCGCCGCGGCGCCCGAAGTCGTTGA